The nucleotide sequence GGGCTTTCAATCCTTGAGCCGAACGGGAGATTATTAAGTGgcttttttgaacattcagccGAAGGCTCGATATCTGCGCAAACTAGTCCAATCCCTCCTTGAAGACTCTAATGGAGTCAAAGTCAGCTCTGCAGAAAAGTAGTAGGTCGTTTGCAAATTCAAACTGGAAAACCTTGGAgctctcacacttccaatgataggtgaattgcatgtcctgCTCAATTCGTTGCAGGAATCCCAAATGTAAAGCTTCCATGACGAGAACAAACAGATAAGGAGATAGggggtctccctgtcgtaaTCCTCTCGCTCGagtaaagaacccatgaggaATTCCATTTAGACCAATCGAGAATGAGGTAGTCGagacacactcctcaatccaccttgtgaaCTTAGGTGGGAATCCGAACAACTGTAAAACTATTAAGaagaagtcccactccaccgtatcataggccttcctgatatccatTTTAAGCGCGCATCTGGGGGGTAGGCACATCTGATTATAGCCCGAGAATAGTTCCTGAGCTAGCATAATGTTGTCTCCAATACTTCTTCTCGGGATAAATGCTGTCTGACAGGGACTAATAATCTTCTCTAGTAAAACACTAAGTCTCTGAACAAGTAGtttcgcaatgatcttgtataaaacattgaaGCATGAAATCggtctaaaattattaaccgacataggagtgtgtacctttggtattagAGCCAAAATCGTGGAGTTAACCTATTTTAGTAGTTTCCGGTTAAAAAGAAATCCAGAATCGCTCTCGTTACTTCTTCCCCCACCATAGGCCAAGCCACCTTGAAAAACCCTAACGAGtaaccatcaggtcccggcGCCTTGTCTTCAGCGATATCAaacactgcttgcttcacatcatctaGCGAGAATGGTAGGAGTAAGTGgctagcttcctcatcagtaaTACAGTGCCTTGCCCATGGTCTAAGGTATCGAATATCCACTATCAATCGTTGTCTGGTACCTCCTAAGAGGTTGtgatagtatgagacaaactcTTGGGCGACCTCCCCTTGATCCGTGTGTGTGGTACCATTttcatcattgatctgcaaGATTCTCCTCATTACTCATCTCTGAGCgatcttacgaaagaaaaccTGGGAACATTGGTCTCCGTCTTTCATCTACTGCATCTTAGCTCTTTGTTGCAACATGAATTGTtcgagttttgccgctttagcaTAAACGATTCGACAGCAATGTTCCAGGAGTAAGAAGAGCTCATTCTGTCTGTCACAGCTCACCAATAGTTGTGCCTCATCGAGAAAACCTTTGGCTAACTGGACATTCATCGTCAaatcccccttattcctcctctgtAGTCGGAAGACTGGTTTAAGAGCCTTCAGTTTACGTGTCACGGCATACATAGGTATACTAACAACCTCATGATACCAAATGTTCTGCACATTAGGGATAAACTCAGGTGATTGGGCTAGATAGTTATCatatcgaaacatacctccattatGTTGCTGTGTATCCCCATGTAGAACCAGTGGCGAGAGATCAGATGTCCGTGGTGTAAGGCTGTGATAGAATGATGTAGGAAACCTTACCAGCCAACGATCATTAATAAGTATCCGGTCCAGCTGCTTCCACAAACTTCGCGCGGATGTACTCCAGAATACCTGTATTAAATTCTGCtgtggccatccttatatctcctaAAATGCCACATACCTCATTAAGGTCTCGTactgcattaaagtcccctCCCACCAACCACGGGGCGTCTGAGCACTACTGAGCAAGTGTCTCCAGTGCAGTCCACAAAATTCGACGGTCAATCACCTCAGATGCACCATAAATAACAGTAACAAGAATAGATTCATTGACAGCATTAATAGTGATACGACAGTGCACGAATTGTTCACCCAGGTCAAGAACATGTACATCTATAAAATTCTCATCCCACGCTAGCCATATACGATTTTCAATAGAATTATAGTCAGTAAACCACTTCCATTGAGGTAGCAGATAAGACTGTATAtgcataatattattcagttgAACACGTGTTTCAAGTATGCCCAAGAGTTATAACCTGAATTCTGAGCCaaggtcctttaatgcaaGTTGATGGTCTCGTTTATTCAGCCCACGGACATTCCATATGGCAAGATTCAACATGGGTCATGATTAATGGGGCTGcgtgtgttaggacccctcgAGGATTCAcctgcatcatcaattaattgcaaagcatcaaaggcattataaataaccaatGCCTTAACCCTATCATCATGTTTGGCAGTGTTGCGTTCCCTAATCACTTCTCCCTCCTCACGTCTCGGTTTGTCTATCATTGTCGGTCTCATcgattttctctcttttcattgtttggttgtggtggaggaatatttgtttttgccACATACACAGCTACTGGTGGTTTACTCGGTTTATGTGTTTTGTTCAGCGGATAGTCCTTGGTCATGTGCCCCAAGGTCATACAGTTTGTACATTTTGGAGGGAGCCATTCGTATTCAACATCAACTTTACAAGTTGTTTCCCCTCCATTTTCATCCGGTGTCATGACAATGATATGATTTCTCAACGTTTGTGccacatcaatcatcacacatacacgagcgaaattcaatctcgtgcatgctctcgttatTGCATCTGGGTAGAgaggtttacccactccactagcTACCGTACTCAATCCATTAGTAGTCCAATATTCCATTGGTAGGTGTCTAAGTTTAATCCCAATAGGTACATACTTATGTTGCAGCTTTCTCAGGGTCATACctggttcccacttttgcaacactattggttgtccttggaacaacTAAGGTCCCCCTTCGATCACGTCTTCCATATCAATGAgtgttttaaattggaagaaaaaaaaatccattagCTGTCGTGGTGACTTCCCTTAGTGCTGGCCATACCGAATGAGTGTATTCCTTTAGATGATGATAATACGATTTTTTTCCCAGAAAATATCCGACAGCTGTAGTTTTCCAACGTTTGGATCCATCCCATATAGTGTCCAAGGATAGCCGGACAACAATTTCCCCATTTTGCACCATTGGGGCGATGAAAGATAACGTTTTACGAGACGAATTATTAAACGCGTGggcaattttatcttcatcaatcacattaggACAAGTATGTAGTGGTATGTTTCCAACGAATAATCCAGTCAGAATAGGGCTAGATTGCTTAGGAAAAATTCTACAATTTTTCACACCATTGATGACATCACATCTGACAACATCAGGGCTTACATCATGGCTGACATCATCAGGGCTTACATCATGGCTGACATCATTAGGGCTTACATCATGGGTGATATCATCAGAGCTtacatcatggatgacatcatcaGGGCTTACATCATAGATGACTTCATCTGTGTGTTCAACCAAGTCAGTTGCTGCGTCACCCACCGGCAAAACACATGTCGTCGGAGAACTGCTCCTCGTCGTCGGATTAATCGCCAGAATCTGTGATTTCTCCGGCGAAGAACGCGAATCAGCGAGTACAGTAAACTGCTCCTTCTCCTCCGTTTGTTTTCCAGCCTTATAGTGGCGATGTCCCGGCAGAAGACAACGCCTGGGCGGAGGGAGTTTCACCAGCGCCACTTTCGGCTTCGAAGAGCACTTTCCAAACTTGGTTTCCCAGCGGATCTGGAGGTTTTTTAGGGCATTCATGGCGGTTTCGTCTCCATCAATCACTCTATTAGCAAGTTTCAGAAATTCCTCAATATTAAACTCATTCGCCGATAGAGATCTGACATTTCCGCCATTGACGGCGCTATTTTTAGAGCTTGCGAACCCTAGTTTTGAACTAATCCCCAACGGCTGCAAGAATGCAATTTTATCCGTGGATAAGTCATCTTCACCCGTGACAACGCCTTGGCAGTGCACAGAGGCCGGAAAAACGTCAGTTTCCGGCAAAATTTCAGCGGGCGATGTTTTGGGTtccataaactctaaaaatgGCTGCGCCATTTTCGCATCTATTTCAGACCTCAAGCTTCAATTTTCTAGTCCAAAAACGTTTCCTCTATCATCCATGAAGCTTTGGCATCCATTTCCGGTCGAAAAGCCGGCGAAATCCATAGGATTTGAGAAATCCGCCCGTCCATCTTCCTCGCGCAGAAACTGTTTTTTGGCCGGAATTTTTCCGTCGCCCTCTCTCTGCCGGCGATCAACACCTTCCTCAGTTGCCACATCATCGGCCGGTCCTTTCTCTTCATCGCCCACTTCGCCGGCCGGAGATTGCATGCGAATAGCTTGAGTGTGTCTTTTTAATGGTGTAATAGTGTGTGTAGTagggagagaatttttagagagagttTTTTGTGtccatttttttgttcatgtaAAGAGTAAAGCAGGAGTATGACATAGAAAGATTGGAATGATAATCGAAGATAAAGTATCGCTGGAGGAAGGGAGGTGGTGCAATGTGtagtagaaaaataatcatgGAAGAATGAGATAGTACAATATACGTTAAAAGGAATCAAGCCAGAAAACCTGATTGCAGCTAGAAGATTGCAATTTAAGGAGATTACTTTGATGAATGGGGAGTTGTATAGGAGAATTGCAGAGGGCCATTTACTAAAATGCCTAAGTCCGAAAAATGCACGTTACGTCCTTAGGAAAATTCATGAAGGAAGTTGCGGCAATCACTCTAGAGGTAGATCGTTGGCGCAAAAGGTAACAAGGCAAGAATATTTCTGGTCAACCATAGTAAAAGACGCAATggaattcacaaaaaaatgtgaaagttTTCAGAAGCACGTGACTCTGATACATTCACCTGCAGCACCAGTGGAACCTATCAGGATCGCATGCCCATTTGAACAATAGGGGATAGATACTTTGGGACCTTTCCCACCAGGCCCCGTATAGAAGAAGTTCATCATAGTAGCAATGGAATATTTCTCTAAGTAGGTGGAGGCAGAAGCTTTAGCAAAAATCACTGAAAAAGAtgtaactaattttatttgaaaaaatatcatctgTAGATTCGGAATACCTAGAGTGTTCATCTAGGACAGTGGAACTCAATTTCAAGGCAGGAAAATATGGAATGGTGCAAGGAATTGAAGATCTAACAAAAATTCACGGTAGTTTGAAAACCGTAGGCGAATGTGCAGACAGAGGTCATGAATAGAATTTTGTTGCAATACTTTAAAATAGCTTAGAAGGTGCTAAGGGCTCAAGGGTAGAAGAGTTAGTTGGGTGTTATAGGCATACAGGACTACGATTGGAGAAACCCCATTTTGCCTAGTCTATGGAACAACTACAATGATACCTACAGAAATTAGAGAAGAAATGGCAAGGGTCACCATATAAAACCTTAAGGCAGACGTTAGATAATAGATTTCGACCTcgtaataattgaataaacaAGGGATAGAGCATTTGGAAAAATCTTACACTACAAAAGCTTCATGATGTAAAGCTGCAACAACAAAATCAGACCAAGAAACTTTTAGGTAGGTTACCTGGTGCTAAAGAAGGTCGAGGTTTCCAAGCATGTGGGAAAGTTAGATCCCAATTAGGAAGGTCCATATAAAGTAGTTGAAGTAAAAAAGAGGGAACATACCGGCTGCAAGATTTGGAAGGCGATGATTTACCAAGGCTAtggaatttatataatttgagaaattctATGCTTAGTACTGTTTGTTCAATACAAGAATTTTTTGGCAAGAGACTGATCTAAAAACGATAACTTTtgtattaatatgaaaaagatcAATCTTATACAAATTCGAAAAAGGATCACCCTCTCTTTGCAGTTCATGATTCATCAATCTTATACAAATTCGAAAAAGGATCACCCTCTCTTTGCAGTTCATGATTCACGCATCATGGGAggtcaaattcaagaatttctccCAAGTATACAATGACCCATGAGGTCACATGTTATCAATTCTGTAAAAGAATTTGACCAAAAAGACCCCATGAGGTCGCATGTCATCAATTTTGAGACTTTaaattctggaaaagaatctGACCAAGTACAAAATGACCCTGTGAGGTCACATGTTATCAATTCTGAAAAaggatttttaaattttggagAATCATTTGACAAAGTATAAAATGACCCCATGAGGTTGCATGTCAATTTTGAGACtaaattctgaaaaaagaaTCTGAACAAGTATAAAAAGACCCCATGAGATTTCATGCTATCAATTCTGCAAAaggattttcaaattttggaaaagGATTTGATCAAGTACAAACGACCCCATAGGGTCGCATGTTATAACAGATTTTCAAGTTCTAACATAAAATGAGCAAGTGAGGTCACAACATAGCGaataactaatataaatataagtatatgACAAAAGGAATTGGGGGCTAGTTGCGTAGGCATATGTATAAGTGACCTTGTGTATTGGATATGGGTGGAggaaggagaaagaaaaggcCCGCTTCGAGATGAACAATTGGAAGTCGGCAAAAACCCTTAGGAGGGCGATGCATTTTGTCAAAAGAATCCAGAAGAATTATCTCAAAATCATTGGGAATATAATACTTCTCCCCAATTGCATTGGGGGACATCATAGCTACATGGATCCCTGCCCATGGATCCCTAGACATCATAGCTACATATTGTTCTAAGGTATTATTAGTCGGATCTACAGTCTCTAAGTTGTTTTCTACCCTAGTTGGAGGAACAATGGAAGGACCTTTATGAGCGATGGGCTGGGGCAATGTCGCGGTTGTCCCAGAAGAATTAAAGCTGGAGCTAGAACCCGAGCTTGAATTAGACATAATAAAATAGGGGAAGGAGATAGCGAAAGATACCTGGAGATAGGTGAGCGAGATATCAGCAGGTCACACCTAGGAAGCTATTTGCAAGAAAGGGGTAAGAACAAGTCAAATGGAGAGTGTATTTATAGGAAAGGCGCGCCAAAATGGACGGTGGGATGAGAAGGATAACAGATAGATCCAAGGGCTTAGGTTGAATGACTATACAAGTTCTCTTAGTGGTTTTCACACACTAATAAGAAGTGGGGAAGTAATGATGGGGATTAagataattactattaaaaatgatgaaaatgccCTGAAACAAGCATTATTTACAGGTATAACCTGAAGATCCATCCCCCTTCATGGGTTCGGACCCTCAACTCGACCTAAAAGACTTGCTACTAGAGGTCGTCGATTTACGTGATGTCATGTGAGCTAGGATGCTGACACGTGGCATAACGCAAATGGACCTTTGGACATGCAAGTGGACCCACccagatattataaataccccgTGTTCAGTACATTTATGACACTAAAATCCAAATTAGATCGATTTTGAGTTCGCTTAAGTTCTTATTAAGATCGTTTCCTCTATCTCTAATATCTTCTCTAACTTAGGCAGTGGAAGATCGTAGTTAGGGACCTCCTAGTAAGCCTAACGGTCTGCTCTCTTTTCTCAGGTCTCTAACCTTTTTAAGGACACGAGGTAGCTGACAACCTGCGACCCGAATGAAACACGGTGCTATAtataacatgtatatatttaacatatattttcaatttctcataaaatttaaatatgcaacatgaaaaatatcaagataaaatataaaataagcatgtctTACATCTGAATTTTAACcaaatttaacttaaaaatatacatacttatttattttaaaaggtaTGCAATATAAATTTCTATTAATCCAAAGTAGCTAAATTATTATGACCATCTATccaatttttagtaatttcatcctaaaatttttagttaaaagGTTGTTTGCAATAACTTCTGCTTTATTGTGTCATACAGaaaatggtaaatttgttagtgcgtttgaaaaaataaattaatgcatacaattttacaaataatctgcACAAGTTGGTAGTGAATTGTTACACGACTCGAATGCGGCATTCTTGTGtccgaaaataaaaaataaaataaaagaacatgATGTTGAACACACTCTGGACACGTTTAggttttttaatactttaacaGTTTTCAGttgtcataaaaaaaaaaagagtttggaaatttagagttaattatacttagacttcctttcaaaatgtaatattacacttttcctcataaatattttgaaattacacttacacctcctctgaaaattctttcttttcaccCCAGGTCCTTTTGTTAGAGTTAGGTCGAAAAATACTaacactaaaaaaagaaattacataaatatttaattttgcccATTATTTGacatattcttatattttttcatacttataaaaagataattataatatacatatatatatatatggagtggggttaacatcattatatttttttcttatacgtataaaattattacaagggAATGTTAGATGatgtgtaaaattaaattttttttttttgtccaaattctaACAGAAGTGGATCAGGTATAAAcgataaattttcaaaggagtgtaaatgtaattttgaaactctTTTGGAacaaagtgtaattttatattttcaaaggaggtctaagtgtaattaaccctaaaagTTATGgctaatatatactatttatcaTGATCAACCAAAAATCactgtgaaaaataaagttttgaCTATGGTTAATTAGCTTTTGTCATGGTTTTACTGACTAAAccatttgtcatgatttttagttgtaactaatattttgaccttGTTTACAAAAATAACGGCTAATAGCTGTCAACCATTGTTAAACtcgttattttttatttttaaccattgtaattaaacataaaaaaagtcataaaatgttttaaagagtttcatttaatattataatggtATAGTTGAGTGGAATTAatgtgaaataaataatttatatagaatttaaaatctaaaaatagaattttgtttttaacattctaaaagaatatttattttagatttgatGAAATAGTATTCATAAAttgtacttaattaataaaaaatattaggacACCCAAATTTAAACTGATTGATTCGATCAGCAGCGAACGGTTCGGGGTTCATATTAAAATCATTACCATCAAAATCGGACTGCCATGTGTACTAATGAAAACTGGTCAacttaatcattatttttttaagaaatgcAAAACTCaaactaaagaaaaagatgccaaaacaagagaaaattttagttcGGACTCAACTTTGCCAAATATAAATCAGTCACATTATTAGTGCAATACACTTACTCTGTAAATGGCGTACAGTTCAaaaaaagtgaccaatcacacTTGTTCTgcgattaatttaattcgtccaaacttgatccaagtaaaagaaatatcaagacaagttggatttttcttctctttttttccttttcccccAAACTTTTTCTCCAACATTCTTgtacttgtatttattttatattgagaCAGTGGTTACTATCTTTGTTAGTTCAAAAAAGAGTCAGCTACCGCTGCCTCTCTAAAGCAAACAAAGGCATCAGTCACTCTGGTTTATATAGTATGATTAGAGtttgttagtatttttaatttggtccaaCTGATCAGATCCAATCTCGATCAAATTAGATTTTCAAAACATTGATAATGTGAGTTGGAAGTAATAAATAACTTCAAGTACAGGAAAAAACTGATAACTAGAAAGCCGACACGAAGAATATTGCACctgaaaggaaataaaatcaaagcttCCAGCAGTTCTTCAGGAGTAGAGCTCCAGGTGAGTCCTCTATCAACTATACATCTACcatgttttcattttgttacagacatttaattgcaatttatttatctatactatttattgaAGATGTGATGcttaatagtaattaatttttatgacaaaatatttatttataaaaatatcctaaatatacttatttattcacaagtataataaaattatatatatatatattatggatACATATCAAGTTGTTTTCGACTGTTAATTAATGTGAGCTTATTTCTTgagattatataaaaaagtatgtgcttactattttttttaaatgaatacatatatattatttttttattacacacTCATCATGTTTGTACCAACTGTTATTCTATTTACTATGACTTTCAttattgtatgattttttaggttaaatacaattttctcttataaaaatataatgggCAGAAACCCCaactaaagaaaatgaaagagcaACCCGTCTTCCTgaccttttaaattaaaatgaggcAATTTATCTCTCTTTGCACTTCTCATGCCGAAATCAAAATGTAATGGGCAATTGATTTTTGACACATATAATGTCTGTTATACTCCTACTTACTAatgtaaaaacataaatatttaattacgtacttttcatatttactatcaaataataaatttttagacatatatatatatatatatatatatacataaaatgattttgttccaacaaaaagttattaggaaaaaaatgaatagggAGACAGTTGcttgtttgtttatgttttcattttaataggttttcttgttaaataacaatatgcttggattaattaatgaaatgtgttttatattgaattgctgtgtcaaattaatatattttcgaatagaatatatataaacaaccaTGTTTTTAgtttatcaaactttttattaaaagcCCAGGGAGATGGTTTGccatttttatcattttaaaaggAGTATTAacaatcatgattaattttgtCTAACGTAAGTAGGTCTAGGgcggaaaaaaatattaaactatttgATACTCAATGGAAATCAATAGTAAAAGCTCGTTTGCTTCATTGTTAAACTTAACATGTTAAACTTGGAcgaaaaaattttgtttgatagACTTTCAAAGTCTACTTGAACTTGTTTCGactaattcaaaaataatattagatacTTAAAAGTATTGAATTTATTCGACTTGACTCATATTTGATTCATCAACTAATCCTCATTCCagcttaattatttattagatcatcaatcaaatcaaactcgaacacaattttttaagctcgataataattcaaacaaacttGGATAAGGATCTGCTGCAGCAGCTGCAAACCAAGGAATTTGGTTGGAGAAACTTCTGATAGATATGGGGCAAAGCCCAAAAGATGCTATTGTGATTTGTGTTGACGACAAAGTTAGACATTGCTATTGCAAAGAACCCTAGGCAGCGTGGAAGAACCAAACACATCAATATGAAGTTTCATGCAATTAGAGAAGCAAAAAAGAATACAGAAGTCAATCTGGTGTATTGTCGCTTTGAAGATCAGATGGCTGATATATTAACTAAAGCTCTTTCTAAAGCAAAGTTCGAAGAGCTAAAATCAAAGCTTAGAGTCCCCAAGAAATTTCTCCAGGAGGAGTGTTGGAGTTTGAGAATTTtctaatgtagcacccccttcgctacaagggctatatctatcctaaacgtcatacttatagtaatctcTGTGttcatacatatacatttaCACATAACcatctaattaatttgcacacgtaatcccaacacgtcataatagttattatcaacccacaatattatatatatacatatcacacatCACAAAGTGATTCGTCACAGGTAATCCGTACACTTATATTATCTCTGTACAAAGAAAATGtggtttgtactctaactgacaaagaggagaaaactgcatactagcccgacctgcctgagtataacGCGTAGACCTAGTTTTCAACAgccagacacctcaaagtctactcctgaaagaaaatgtcagcagagggatgagTCTGCCattcagtaagtaaataaccagccctatctatatatgtatatcaaacacaacccAAACAAGATGAACAGGCAACACgcatggaatacaatcaatttaattccaacataatcagtttTATTAtaccacatgactatctcataataagacaacCAACCAAACTCCaattttcgcacatagcattttcttttcgcacatagcactttcttttcgcacatagcacttttcaTATCGatttataggcttttcaacacatcaaggggtattcacaccacaactATATTcgatttccaccactccctcatttccacatatcaccattcttctaagcaactagtaacgtaaaaccatatatcaatacattctCATTCTCGGACACTCACAAcatatcaaacaacaaacataatatttcaatgcaTTTCCTCATTCCACATACACAATACCGTCAATCAAATGAAGTCATCCATCACTCACATACTTTCAGAGAAATCAATggcagcatgaaccacaaatttatataacagtaatagcacaaataaaggggacatatatagataatactaattattttcttacctcgaccttccaacgtttctttctactcaatcgctaattgtcagtcctttcacctcacccccgtatcctataatgagttataccacatacaattaatatatcgagaatatcgtattttcttttaaatataatattaaatattattcgtacaatttctaataattctttactattctatttctatcgaaatacaaatcttcatttttcctctttattaacataccatttattaaatataattttcagaatatttctatgaattt is from Sesamum indicum cultivar Zhongzhi No. 13 unplaced genomic scaffold, S_indicum_v1.0 scaffold00141, whole genome shotgun sequence and encodes:
- the LOC105179311 gene encoding uncharacterized protein LOC105179311 gives rise to the protein MRRILQINDENGTTHTDQGEVAQEFVSYYHNLLGGTRQRLIVDIRYLRPWARHCITDEEASHLLLPFSLDDVKQAVFDIAEDKAPGPDGYSLGFFKVAWPMVGEERLSVLLEKIISPCQTAFIPRRSIGDNIMLAQELFSGYNQMCLPPRCALKMDIRKAYDTVEWDFFLIVLQLFGFPPKFTRWIEECVSTTSFSIGLNGIPHGFFTRARGLRQGDPLSPYLFVLVMEALHLGFLQRIEQDMQFTYHWKCESSKVFQFEFANDLLLFCRADFDSIRVFKEGLD